One Candidatus Rokuibacteriota bacterium genomic window carries:
- a CDS encoding CoA transferase, translating to MSKPFAGVRILDFTRYLAGPYGTYQLALLGADVLKIESRDGDETRSQLISKEWAERKMPPGFLAVNGNKRSITLDLRRPEAVEVVK from the coding sequence ATGAGCAAGCCGTTCGCCGGCGTCCGGATCCTCGACTTCACCCGGTACCTCGCGGGCCCGTACGGCACCTACCAGCTGGCGCTCCTCGGCGCCGACGTCCTGAAGATCGAGTCGCGCGACGGCGACGAGACGCGCAGCCAGTTGATCAGCAAGGAGTGGGCGGAGCGCAAGATGCCGCCGGGCTTCCTGGCGGTGAACGGCAACAAGCGCAGCATCACGCTCGATCTCAGGCGGCCGGAGGCGGTCGAGGTCGTCAAG
- a CDS encoding glycine/sarcosine/betaine reductase selenoprotein B family protein, with the protein MTFAPEHDVPIPYMQRTRDYYLALGYGAYRWAHCDDVPFTALNTPLAKARVALITTAAPYQPGLGDQGPGAPYNAAAKFYKVYSDATDTVPDLRISHVGYDRIHTTAQDLNTWFPLARLNEAVKAGRIGALTSRFHGAPTNRSHRVTMEADAPELLRQCREDGADVAVLVPSUPVCHQTVSLVSRHLEANGIPTVIMGCAKDIVEHCGVPRFLFSDFPLGNSAGCPFDVESQARTLELALRVLEGAPAGRTTVQSPQRWRADASWKLDFYNLDKLTPEEIAERRKEFDVVKAIAKGKREEGGGGA; encoded by the coding sequence ATGACGTTCGCCCCTGAGCACGACGTCCCGATCCCGTACATGCAGCGCACGCGCGACTACTATCTGGCGCTCGGCTACGGCGCGTATCGCTGGGCGCACTGCGACGACGTACCGTTCACGGCGCTCAACACGCCTCTGGCGAAGGCGCGCGTGGCGCTGATCACGACGGCCGCGCCGTACCAGCCAGGGCTCGGCGACCAGGGGCCGGGAGCGCCGTACAACGCCGCCGCGAAGTTCTACAAGGTCTACTCCGACGCGACGGACACGGTGCCCGACCTGCGTATCTCGCACGTCGGGTACGACCGCATCCACACCACGGCCCAGGATCTGAACACCTGGTTTCCGCTGGCGCGCCTGAATGAAGCCGTGAAGGCGGGACGGATCGGGGCGCTGACGTCTCGGTTCCACGGTGCGCCGACCAACCGGAGCCACCGGGTGACGATGGAGGCGGACGCGCCGGAGTTGCTCCGGCAGTGCCGGGAAGACGGCGCGGATGTGGCGGTGCTGGTTCCCAGCTGACCGGTGTGTCACCAGACCGTGAGTCTGGTGTCCAGGCATCTCGAGGCCAACGGCATCCCGACCGTAATCATGGGATGCGCCAAGGACATCGTGGAACACTGCGGCGTTCCGCGCTTCCTCTTCAGCGACTTCCCGCTCGGGAACTCCGCGGGGTGCCCGTTCGACGTCGAATCGCAGGCGCGAACGTTGGAGCTGGCGCTGCGCGTGCTGGAGGGAGCACCCGCGGGCCGGACCACGGTGCAGTCGCCGCAGAGATGGCGCGCCGACGCGTCCTGGAAGCTCGACTTTTACAACCTCGACAAGTTGACGCCCGAGGAGATCGCCGAGCGCCGCAAGGAGTTCGACGTCGTGAAGGCCATCGCGAAAGGAAAGCGCGAAGAAGGCGGCGGCGGCGCATGA
- a CDS encoding PPOX class F420-dependent oxidoreductase — MTTADVVELDRHRYMTLATFRLNGAEVATPVWFAAADGRLYVFTAQQSGKVKRLRHSQRARVAPSDARGRVRGEWREATARILTEPRTIERAHAALQAKYGWQMRATNLLSSLIGRISHRAWLEIQL; from the coding sequence ATGACAACGGCCGACGTCGTCGAGCTCGATCGGCACCGCTACATGACCCTCGCCACATTCCGCCTCAATGGCGCCGAGGTCGCGACCCCCGTCTGGTTCGCCGCGGCCGATGGCAGGCTCTACGTGTTCACGGCCCAGCAGTCGGGCAAGGTCAAGCGGCTGCGGCATTCCCAGCGGGCGCGGGTCGCGCCTTCGGACGCGCGCGGACGGGTTCGTGGCGAGTGGCGGGAGGCCACCGCGCGCATCCTGACCGAGCCCCGCACGATCGAGCGCGCCCACGCGGCGCTTCAGGCAAAGTACGGCTGGCAGATGCGCGCTACCAATCTCCTGTCAAGTCTCATCGGCCGCATCAGCCACCGCGCCTGGCTCGAAATCCAGCTATAG
- a CDS encoding TauD/TfdA family dioxygenase, with amino-acid sequence MIEVRRMGPQIGAEIHGIDVRTLDDASFAVIYRAWLDSNVLVVRGQEDLQIEDFLRYSRRFGLVQPHPSKTTRHPAYPEITLLGVNKFGPDGALDMAIYRRGAEGWHTDGAYDQEPFKATQLYALAVPSRGGDTLFASMYAAYEALPQRLKRRLDGLRGAFTYGGRRKATALLNDEDRDWTPVFHPIIRTHPETGRKGLYFDPGKILRIEGLDERESDATIEELTGRMIQPGAEYSHTWRKGDIVIWDNRCSYHRAAGDYPPEEDRIHWRVSIKEHAAAGTVATN; translated from the coding sequence ATGATCGAGGTTCGCCGCATGGGGCCGCAGATCGGCGCCGAGATCCACGGGATCGACGTCAGGACGCTCGACGACGCGAGCTTTGCCGTGATCTATCGAGCGTGGCTCGACAGCAACGTCCTCGTGGTGCGGGGTCAGGAAGATCTCCAGATCGAAGACTTCCTGCGCTACAGCCGCCGCTTCGGGCTCGTGCAGCCGCACCCGTCGAAGACAACGCGCCACCCGGCCTATCCCGAGATCACCCTGCTGGGCGTCAACAAGTTCGGCCCGGACGGCGCGCTCGACATGGCCATCTATCGACGTGGCGCCGAAGGATGGCACACCGACGGCGCGTACGATCAGGAGCCGTTCAAGGCGACCCAGCTCTATGCCCTCGCGGTTCCGAGCAGGGGCGGCGACACGCTGTTCGCCAGCATGTACGCGGCGTATGAGGCGCTGCCGCAGCGGCTGAAGCGGCGGCTCGACGGCCTTCGCGGGGCCTTCACCTACGGCGGCCGCCGGAAGGCGACGGCGCTGCTCAACGATGAGGACCGCGACTGGACGCCCGTCTTCCATCCGATCATCCGCACGCATCCCGAGACCGGGCGCAAAGGCCTCTACTTCGATCCCGGCAAGATCCTGCGCATCGAGGGTCTCGATGAGCGCGAGAGTGACGCAACGATCGAAGAGCTGACCGGCCGCATGATCCAGCCCGGCGCCGAGTACAGCCACACATGGCGCAAGGGCGACATCGTCATCTGGGACAACCGCTGTTCGTACCACAGGGCGGCGGGCGACTATCCGCCCGAGGAAGACCGCATCCATTGGCGCGTCTCGATCAAGGAGCACGCCGCCGCGGGCACGGTCGCTACCAACTAA